In Elusimicrobium sp. An273, a genomic segment contains:
- a CDS encoding TetR/AcrR family transcriptional regulator, with translation MKKSETTKTDKSERELRMRQTIKKAAFALMAEKGLDKVSMREIAEKVHVTKPVLYYYFKNKEDLCSSIIDDHEQAFCDQLLTVQQRAQGPEEVLYEGLKSHLDFFTKNPIHSKFVIQMISYTLDMDSSKMPARKQDRYLQGMLERILKEEEKEGKVPAGATTDIVRLVSGIATEIMFSAYLEQHVCRGCIKGSLYNREQIARLVKIILLGIKQYYKETK, from the coding sequence ATGAAGAAAAGCGAAACAACCAAAACGGACAAATCAGAACGGGAGCTTCGCATGCGGCAAACCATCAAGAAGGCCGCATTTGCATTGATGGCGGAAAAAGGGCTGGATAAAGTTTCCATGCGCGAAATCGCCGAAAAGGTGCACGTTACAAAGCCCGTGCTGTATTATTATTTTAAAAACAAAGAAGACCTTTGTTCCAGTATTATTGACGATCACGAACAAGCCTTCTGCGACCAGTTGCTTACCGTGCAGCAACGGGCGCAAGGGCCGGAAGAAGTGCTGTATGAAGGACTAAAATCCCACTTGGATTTTTTTACGAAAAATCCGATCCATTCCAAATTTGTGATTCAGATGATTTCGTACACGCTGGATATGGATTCTTCCAAAATGCCCGCCCGCAAACAAGACCGTTATTTGCAGGGCATGTTGGAACGCATTTTAAAAGAAGAGGAAAAGGAAGGCAAAGTCCCTGCGGGGGCCACGACGGATATTGTGCGGCTGGTGTCGGGCATTGCAACGGAAATTATGTTTAGTGCCTATTTGGAACAGCACGTTTGCCGCGGGTGTATCAAAGGGAGCCTGTATAACAGGGAACAGATCGCCCGTTTGGTAAAAATCATTTTATTGGGAATTAAACAATACTATAAGGAAACAAAATAA
- a CDS encoding TolC family protein: protein MRKWIVLALLAMYAPVGLEAAPNNSANSLFAEREEVGGEKITIADAIRMALSDSYQIIDAQKTKEIYEEQLAEANSYFYPSLSLDGSYSRALKKGKIIMGSNSIEIGQNNTYTAGLSGSYILWSGGQIRNTARAAKVGAETGFYNLRHVQDLVTQQVVKFCYDIIYAAALIRVQEEYLDIAKQHLAEAQAKYKQGLASNLDVLTQKVKVENIEPLVLQAKKNFELGNLYLRQILNRDPEDNIYLTWSEKDLHLPPTPPLDELYRIAMERRPELMLSKLAVDAAHYNINIAKAGHMPVLALNADYTYNGITDHGFPQHKQDYYWSSSAGVSLSIPLFEGGKVSSQVAQKELAYEQAVAAYQNKMKNVRIEVKEAWLNLEEARSRIEATKGVVDEARENLSAQMQRYRAGLTSQLEVNDAISNVNDSDLQFVQAVYDGAIALSDLKFAVGAEVELYEKKDN, encoded by the coding sequence ATGAGAAAATGGATTGTACTCGCGCTGCTGGCAATGTATGCGCCCGTAGGTTTGGAGGCCGCTCCAAACAATTCGGCCAACAGTTTGTTTGCCGAACGTGAAGAGGTGGGGGGAGAAAAGATTACCATTGCGGACGCCATCCGCATGGCGCTTTCGGACAGCTACCAAATCATTGACGCCCAGAAGACGAAAGAAATTTACGAAGAACAGCTGGCGGAAGCCAATTCGTATTTTTATCCGTCTTTGTCTTTGGACGGCTCGTACAGCCGTGCTTTAAAAAAAGGCAAAATCATCATGGGCTCCAACAGTATTGAAATCGGCCAGAACAATACATATACGGCAGGGTTAAGCGGATCGTATATTTTATGGTCTGGCGGGCAAATCCGCAATACGGCGCGTGCCGCCAAGGTAGGGGCCGAAACCGGGTTTTACAACCTGCGCCACGTGCAGGATTTGGTTACTCAGCAGGTGGTTAAGTTCTGCTACGACATTATTTACGCCGCCGCGCTGATCCGCGTACAGGAAGAATACCTGGATATCGCCAAACAGCACTTGGCAGAGGCACAGGCCAAATACAAACAGGGCTTGGCCAGCAATCTGGACGTGTTAACCCAGAAAGTAAAAGTGGAAAACATTGAACCGCTTGTTTTGCAAGCCAAGAAAAATTTTGAATTGGGCAACCTGTATCTGCGGCAAATTTTAAACCGCGACCCGGAAGACAACATCTATCTTACCTGGTCGGAAAAAGACTTGCACCTGCCGCCCACTCCGCCGTTGGACGAATTGTACCGCATTGCCATGGAACGCCGCCCGGAACTGATGCTCTCCAAGCTGGCGGTGGATGCGGCGCATTACAACATTAATATTGCCAAAGCGGGGCATATGCCTGTTTTGGCGCTGAACGCCGATTATACGTATAACGGCATTACGGATCATGGGTTTCCGCAGCATAAGCAGGACTATTACTGGTCTTCTTCGGCGGGCGTCAGCTTGAGCATCCCGTTGTTTGAAGGCGGAAAAGTCAGTTCGCAGGTGGCGCAAAAAGAATTGGCGTACGAACAGGCCGTAGCCGCGTATCAAAATAAAATGAAAAACGTGCGCATTGAAGTAAAAGAAGCGTGGCTGAACTTGGAAGAAGCCCGCTCCCGCATTGAAGCCACCAAAGGCGTGGTGGATGAAGCCCGCGAAAACTTAAGCGCGCAGATGCAGCGCTACCGCGCCGGGCTCACGAGCCAGCTGGAAGTAAACGACGCCATTTCCAACGTAAATGATTCCGACTTGCAGTTTGTGCAGGCCGTGTATGACGGGGCGATTGCCTTGTCCGATTTGAAATTCGCCGTAGGGGCGGAGGTTGAGTTATATGAAAAAAAAGACAATTAA
- a CDS encoding efflux RND transporter periplasmic adaptor subunit yields the protein MKKKTIKRLNYVLLGIIILVGIGLWMRRDPAEKLLGNVPMDVFVVQTEKVQLRDLKRQLLMSGNVKALEEATLYPRVSGKLLKNVLKEGDAVKRNQTVSLIERDEVGAVYEPVVVPSTITGVVGRVYLDPGENVTTTTPVALVVNQSTVRIEVDVPERYIGDLHKGQSAVLRVDALPGKDFEAKLNILSPVVDSMSRAMAVEFVAENPKALLKSGMFAKVDIALAEKKDAPSVSKKSVYTDEQGQTYVYIPSSDKKQAIRQNVKVGFENNDYVEITDGLSTGEEVLAFAYGVKDGSKIEIK from the coding sequence ATGAAAAAAAAGACAATTAAGCGGTTAAATTATGTTCTTTTGGGGATTATCATTTTAGTCGGTATCGGGTTGTGGATGCGCCGCGACCCGGCCGAAAAACTGTTGGGCAATGTACCGATGGACGTGTTTGTGGTGCAGACCGAAAAAGTGCAGCTGCGGGATTTAAAACGGCAGTTGTTAATGTCCGGCAACGTAAAAGCGTTGGAAGAAGCTACCCTCTATCCGCGCGTCAGCGGCAAATTGCTTAAAAACGTACTCAAAGAAGGCGACGCCGTAAAACGGAACCAAACCGTTTCGTTGATTGAACGCGATGAAGTGGGCGCCGTGTATGAACCGGTGGTGGTTCCTTCTACGATTACGGGCGTTGTCGGCCGGGTGTACTTGGATCCCGGCGAAAACGTAACCACCACGACGCCGGTGGCGTTGGTCGTGAATCAGAGCACGGTGCGCATTGAAGTGGACGTGCCGGAGCGGTATATCGGCGATTTGCATAAAGGTCAATCGGCCGTGCTGCGGGTGGACGCGTTGCCCGGCAAAGATTTTGAAGCCAAACTGAATATCTTAAGCCCCGTGGTGGATTCCATGAGCCGCGCCATGGCGGTGGAATTCGTGGCCGAAAACCCGAAGGCCTTATTAAAATCCGGCATGTTTGCCAAAGTGGATATCGCCCTGGCTGAAAAGAAGGATGCTCCGTCCGTTTCCAAAAAGAGCGTTTATACGGATGAACAGGGTCAAACCTATGTATATATTCCCTCCAGCGACAAGAAACAAGCCATCCGCCAGAACGTAAAGGTGGGATTTGAAAACAATGATTATGTGGAAATTACCGATGGTTTGTCTACCGGAGAGGAAGTCCTTGCGTTTGCATATGGCGTAAAGGACGGAAGCAAAATCGAAATTAAATAG
- a CDS encoding efflux RND transporter permease subunit encodes MQEKEQQATRQTEQKKGFSSFFIRRPVLTIMCSLALVILGLMAYNSMGVGLYPNMDVPYVLVQTTLSGASSEEMETSVSKVIEESVNQIEGIDELNSQSTEGISLVVIKFDMDKDQDVAAQEVRDKVDLITNDLPDGTDAPVIMKLDADAISILNVVVSGDRDIIELTEIAKKKVKENIENTRGVGSVSIVGGREREIHVIVNPFKLYSLGLPITAVKSALQDQNVETPGGRVEQQHQEYTLRVLGRIDNVPAFNDIFVARKNGTSIKISDIGYAEDSGEYDRESTFLNGRRAVTLEVKKQSGTNTLAVIQGVKDKLDQIKSTLPKDIKISLMMDQSGTIQASVNTVLEHLILGGILAGIMVLIFMGSLRSTFIAFLAMPISIIGSFLFMNMMGFTIDSMTLLGLTVAVGIVIDDAIVMLENIFRHMEKYNKTPLQAALDGSREITSTVIATTLSILVIFLPLAYMSGIVGRVVSSYGMTVVFAIALSGIVALTLTPMLCAKMLKQGEKKTKLDHIVDAINQKLVNIYIPMLNWSIHHRKTMVLISVLCLFALVPMLKIVGGEFFPQEDSGKIQINVEAPVGTSYTDTQQILMQLEQDVRRMPYVKDVLISAGVGSSFLDSNPSNQGHVRFELEDRKTRHGITTAKYLELTREMMKKYDGLKTSSYIVSDGPGGLKDVEYRISGPDINKLTEYGNAVLDKLRQDPRFIDLDLSLDLAKPEYRVIINREKAHDMGVNVTDIASALRTMVGGEDEVTKYKEGDELYEVRIRVGEEYRDTKEAVSALMVPATIDGKETIVRLDSVATIEEGTGPSQIDRYNRQREITVEANLNGLDTRTAMGIIQQAYDSLDVSNEYSGGTSGSAKEMGRMFQSFILAFVLAFLFKYMILAAQFENYSHPVAIIVSLPLTVPFAVFSLLVTGQTLNIYSLLGLFMLIGVVSKNAILQTDYTDQLRARGYGRTDAILQANRVRLRPILMTTLTLVVGVVPMLISNGEGAESRRSLAIVIVGGQALSLLVTLLMTPVTYILMDEFGDWINYKFRGIPYPEDKSKDTILPEVPQED; translated from the coding sequence ATGCAAGAAAAAGAACAACAAGCCACACGGCAAACAGAACAGAAAAAGGGCTTTTCCTCTTTCTTTATCAGACGCCCTGTTTTGACGATTATGTGCTCGTTGGCCCTGGTGATTTTGGGGTTAATGGCATATAACAGCATGGGCGTGGGGCTGTACCCTAACATGGATGTTCCCTATGTACTGGTGCAGACCACTCTTTCTGGGGCCAGCTCCGAAGAAATGGAAACCTCGGTCAGCAAAGTAATTGAAGAATCCGTCAACCAAATTGAAGGGATTGACGAGTTAAACAGCCAAAGTACGGAAGGCATTTCCCTGGTCGTAATTAAGTTCGATATGGATAAAGACCAGGATGTGGCCGCGCAGGAAGTGCGCGATAAAGTGGATTTGATTACCAACGATTTGCCCGACGGTACGGACGCGCCTGTTATTATGAAGTTGGACGCGGACGCCATTTCCATCCTGAACGTGGTGGTTTCCGGCGACAGAGACATTATTGAATTAACGGAAATCGCCAAGAAAAAAGTGAAGGAAAACATCGAAAACACCCGCGGGGTGGGGTCGGTGTCTATCGTGGGGGGCCGCGAACGCGAAATTCACGTCATCGTCAACCCGTTTAAATTGTATTCTTTAGGGCTGCCGATTACGGCCGTCAAAAGCGCACTGCAGGATCAGAACGTGGAAACGCCCGGCGGCCGCGTGGAACAGCAGCACCAGGAATACACCTTGCGCGTGTTGGGCCGCATTGACAATGTGCCGGCTTTTAACGATATTTTTGTCGCGCGCAAGAACGGCACTTCTATCAAAATTTCGGATATCGGTTATGCCGAGGATTCGGGGGAATACGACCGCGAATCCACCTTCTTAAACGGCCGCCGCGCCGTAACGCTGGAAGTAAAAAAACAGTCCGGCACGAACACGTTGGCCGTCATCCAAGGGGTAAAAGACAAGCTGGATCAAATCAAATCCACGCTGCCCAAGGATATTAAAATTTCGTTGATGATGGACCAGTCCGGCACCATTCAGGCTTCCGTCAACACCGTGCTGGAACACCTGATTTTGGGCGGTATTTTAGCCGGGATTATGGTGTTGATCTTCATGGGGTCGCTGCGCTCCACTTTTATTGCTTTCTTGGCCATGCCTATTTCCATCATCGGTTCGTTCTTGTTTATGAACATGATGGGCTTTACGATTGACTCCATGACGCTTTTGGGGTTAACCGTGGCCGTGGGTATCGTTATTGACGACGCTATCGTAATGCTGGAAAACATCTTCCGGCATATGGAAAAATACAACAAAACGCCGCTGCAGGCCGCGTTGGACGGATCGCGCGAAATCACTTCTACGGTAATTGCCACCACGCTTTCCATTCTGGTCATTTTCCTGCCGCTGGCGTATATGAGCGGTATTGTGGGCCGCGTGGTAAGCAGCTATGGGATGACGGTGGTGTTTGCTATTGCGCTGTCCGGTATTGTGGCCTTGACGCTGACGCCTATGCTCTGCGCCAAAATGTTAAAGCAGGGGGAGAAAAAGACCAAGCTGGATCATATTGTGGACGCTATCAACCAAAAGTTGGTGAACATCTATATTCCCATGCTCAACTGGTCTATCCACCACCGCAAAACGATGGTTTTGATTTCGGTGCTGTGTTTATTTGCGTTAGTTCCGATGCTCAAGATTGTAGGGGGGGAATTCTTCCCGCAGGAAGACAGCGGTAAAATTCAGATTAACGTGGAAGCGCCTGTAGGCACCAGCTATACGGATACGCAGCAAATCTTGATGCAGCTGGAGCAAGACGTAAGACGCATGCCCTATGTGAAAGACGTACTGATTTCGGCCGGGGTCGGCAGCAGCTTTTTGGATTCCAACCCCAGCAACCAAGGGCACGTGCGCTTTGAGTTGGAAGACCGCAAAACCCGTCACGGCATTACGACCGCCAAGTATCTGGAGCTGACCCGTGAAATGATGAAAAAATACGACGGCTTAAAAACCAGCTCGTATATCGTTTCGGACGGGCCGGGCGGCCTGAAAGACGTGGAATACCGTATTTCCGGGCCGGATATCAACAAACTGACGGAATACGGCAACGCTGTTTTGGATAAATTGCGCCAAGATCCGCGGTTTATCGATTTGGACTTGTCCTTGGACTTGGCCAAACCGGAATACCGCGTCATCATCAACCGCGAAAAAGCGCATGATATGGGCGTGAACGTAACGGATATCGCTTCGGCCCTGCGCACCATGGTGGGCGGCGAAGACGAAGTAACCAAATACAAGGAAGGGGACGAACTTTATGAAGTCCGCATCCGCGTAGGCGAAGAATACCGCGACACCAAGGAAGCTGTCAGTGCGCTCATGGTGCCGGCTACCATTGACGGGAAAGAAACGATTGTCCGTCTGGACAGCGTGGCCACCATTGAGGAAGGCACCGGCCCCAGCCAAATTGACCGTTACAACCGCCAGCGCGAAATTACGGTGGAAGCCAACTTGAACGGGCTGGATACCCGCACGGCTATGGGGATTATCCAGCAGGCGTATGACTCGTTGGACGTTTCCAATGAATACAGCGGCGGCACCAGCGGAAGCGCCAAAGAAATGGGCCGGATGTTCCAGTCGTTTATCTTGGCGTTTGTGTTGGCATTCTTGTTTAAATACATGATTTTGGCCGCCCAGTTCGAGAACTATTCTCACCCGGTGGCAATTATTGTGTCGCTTCCGTTGACGGTTCCGTTTGCGGTATTTTCGCTATTGGTAACCGGGCAGACGTTAAATATCTACAGTTTGCTGGGTCTGTTTATGTTAATCGGGGTCGTCAGTAAAAACGCTATTTTGCAGACGGACTATACCGACCAATTGCGTGCCCGCGGCTACGGCCGTACGGACGCTATTTTGCAAGCCAACCGCGTACGTCTGCGCCCGATTTTGATGACGACGCTGACGCTGGTGGTAGGGGTTGTCCCGATGCTTATCTCCAACGGAGAAGGCGCAGAATCCCGCCGCAGCTTGGCCATTGTAATTGTGGGCGGGCAGGCGCTGTCGCTGCTGGTAACCTTGCTGATGACGCCTGTTACGTACATTTTAATGGACGAATTTGGAGATTGGATCAACTATAAATTCAGAGGCATTCCGTATCCGGAAGATAAGAGCAAAGACACCATCTTGCCGGAAGTGCCGCAAGAAGATTGA